The window ATGGGAGTCATTTCTTTTTTCATTGGATTCATCATTTCAGCCTGGCTGATCGGAGAAAAATTTTATGCCCGTTTTTATCATACTAAAATTCCAAGAGATATTGTTGACAAGCCGCTTTTTTATATCGCCCTGATGCTTGTTGTTATTGGTGTTGTCCTGTTTCTGGCCGGATTTATCGGGGAACTCTTTGCCAGATATTCTGCTTCAAAAAATGAATACCTTGTTTCAGACAGACTAAATGTTTGACCTCTCATCTTCACGGAAATCTTAACTTTGCATCTCGAAAATTTTGCCTCTCTAGCTCAGCGGTAGAGCAGCTGATTCGTAATCAGCAG is drawn from Sphingobacteriales bacterium and contains these coding sequences:
- a CDS encoding glycosyltransferase, producing the protein MGVISFFIGFIISAWLIGEKFYARFYHTKIPRDIVDKPLFYIALMLVVIGVVLFLAGFIGELFARYSASKNEYLVSDRLNV